One window of the Sandaracinaceae bacterium genome contains the following:
- a CDS encoding DUF3829 domain-containing protein, translated as MKRALMRRVRDEEPLSRSDLSRVGTSGEWMTDGSFGKLRDEYNEMISAYNSVY; from the coding sequence ATGAAGAGAGCCCTCATGCGGCGCGTGCGCGACGAGGAGCCGTTGAGCCGCAGTGACCTGAGCCGCGTCGGGACTTCGGGGGAGTGGATGACGGACGGCTCGTTCGGCAAGCTCCGCGACGAGTACAACGAAATGATCAGCGCCTACAACAGCGTCTACTGA
- a CDS encoding serine/threonine-protein kinase — MAVSLREVLTFGRYEPLFRIASGGMAEVYAARIRGEAGFQKLVAIKRMHPHMASDAGFVDMFLNEARLAAHIASPYVVQTLDLGRSEDGALYIVMELVVGVSLAQLEDLIGGPVPAPIALELMAQAAQGLDDAHEATTPAGDPLGLIHRDVSPHNILVGLDGRARVTDFGIARAVHRPRAETNVKELKGKFAYMSPEQTRLLPLDRRSDVFSLGVVLWEELVGERLFAERGDPTQCIRNVRNKVVPPPEGVPQAVQDVVLKALDRHRDHRYQSAAELAEDLRRVGREQFGRLPDRKSIGAWVKEVGGEELERLQRLIRLGTEGADAEAIEAVRPGVTRVSGLSASGVSEVRRPGTERIDEVLPKIPTVTLPPEEDDTQAGVLLESRAIPTDVLMMRELQDGPPTRDLKPKKPPRAPPPARELKRREPDTVDERVRALPPPGVPTRAYEKAAPAPPAPAPIEVRRSSGWTWMIIGVLAGVALVGGALGVWVFWPDEPERVPLPLEPRSGGEPPVGQSVTPTPAQPVEPVDPEPPPAPEAVSPPERDPQPEPRAAPRRPRRRGATRRAPQREPEPSGPDLMDVDAFDRHAP; from the coding sequence ATGGCGGTCTCCCTCCGTGAAGTCCTGACGTTCGGGCGCTACGAGCCGCTCTTCCGCATCGCCTCCGGCGGCATGGCGGAGGTGTATGCGGCGCGCATCCGTGGGGAGGCGGGGTTCCAGAAGCTCGTCGCGATCAAGCGCATGCACCCGCACATGGCCTCGGACGCGGGCTTCGTGGACATGTTCCTCAACGAGGCGCGGCTCGCGGCTCACATCGCGTCGCCGTACGTGGTGCAGACGCTGGATCTCGGGCGGAGCGAGGACGGCGCGCTCTACATCGTGATGGAGCTGGTCGTCGGGGTCTCGCTCGCGCAGCTCGAGGACCTGATCGGGGGGCCGGTGCCCGCGCCGATCGCGCTGGAGCTGATGGCGCAGGCGGCGCAGGGGCTCGACGACGCGCACGAGGCGACGACGCCGGCCGGAGATCCGCTCGGGCTCATTCACCGCGACGTGTCGCCGCACAACATCCTCGTCGGGCTCGACGGGCGGGCGCGGGTGACCGACTTCGGGATCGCCCGCGCGGTGCACCGGCCGCGCGCGGAGACCAACGTCAAGGAGCTGAAGGGCAAGTTCGCGTACATGTCTCCAGAGCAGACGCGACTGCTGCCACTCGACCGGCGCTCGGACGTGTTCTCGCTCGGCGTCGTGCTGTGGGAGGAGCTCGTGGGGGAGCGGCTCTTCGCCGAGCGCGGGGACCCGACGCAGTGCATCCGGAACGTGCGCAACAAGGTGGTGCCGCCGCCCGAGGGCGTGCCGCAGGCGGTGCAGGACGTGGTGCTGAAGGCGCTCGACCGGCACCGCGACCATCGCTATCAGAGCGCGGCGGAGCTGGCCGAGGACCTGCGCCGCGTCGGGCGGGAGCAATTCGGGAGGCTGCCCGATCGCAAGTCGATCGGCGCGTGGGTCAAGGAGGTCGGCGGTGAGGAGCTCGAGCGGCTGCAGCGCCTGATCCGGCTGGGGACGGAGGGGGCGGACGCGGAGGCGATCGAGGCGGTGCGCCCTGGCGTGACGCGCGTGTCGGGGCTCTCGGCGTCGGGTGTCTCGGAGGTGCGGCGGCCGGGGACGGAGCGCATCGACGAGGTGCTGCCCAAGATCCCGACCGTCACGCTGCCGCCCGAGGAGGACGACACGCAGGCGGGCGTGTTGCTCGAGAGCCGGGCGATCCCGACCGACGTGCTCATGATGCGCGAGCTGCAGGACGGGCCGCCGACGCGGGACCTGAAGCCGAAGAAGCCGCCGCGGGCGCCGCCGCCGGCGCGAGAGCTGAAGCGGCGCGAGCCGGACACCGTGGACGAGCGGGTCCGCGCGCTGCCGCCGCCGGGGGTGCCGACCCGCGCGTACGAGAAGGCCGCGCCTGCGCCGCCTGCGCCCGCGCCGATCGAGGTGCGGCGAAGCAGCGGCTGGACGTGGATGATCATCGGCGTGCTGGCGGGCGTCGCGCTCGTGGGCGGGGCGCTGGGCGTGTGGGTGTTCTGGCCGGACGAGCCGGAGCGGGTGCCGCTTCCTCTGGAGCCGCGGAGCGGAGGAGAGCCGCCGGTTGGACAGAGCGTGACGCCGACACCGGCTCAGCCGGTCGAACCTGTCGACCCCGAGCCGCCGCCCGCGCCGGAGGCGGTCAGCCCACCCGAGCGAGACCCGCAGCCGGAGCCCCGAGCGGCGCCGCGGCGTCCACGCCGACGCGGCGCGACGAGGCGCGCCCCGCAGCGCGAGCCCGAGCCGAGCGGCCCCGACCTGATGGACGTCGACGCCTTCGACCGCCACGCGCCTTGA
- a CDS encoding MotA/TolQ/ExbB proton channel family protein yields the protein METLRHHFEEAGWWMYPLALCLCALAALALDRTLALARGWGPARGLTAELESHLRDGDLGGALALCAMTQGQAAWIASRTLQEALTTPERLRAARQSALLDELPRLEARVGYFATLANLATLFGLMGTVTGLRVGFGCVPNHDAASRATMFAKSISESLNCTAFGLFIAICALTCVLVLRSRIEERVATLRAESMAVVNLAVRYRDRLRLGDQRPHLSPRSYRRAIWPRQLQMDALAKPPSARGTQWPETSGGPST from the coding sequence GTGGAGACGCTGCGGCACCACTTCGAGGAGGCCGGTTGGTGGATGTACCCGCTGGCGCTCTGTCTCTGCGCGCTCGCCGCGCTGGCGCTGGACCGGACGCTCGCGCTGGCGCGGGGCTGGGGTCCGGCGCGAGGGCTGACCGCGGAGCTCGAGTCGCATCTGCGGGACGGCGACCTGGGCGGCGCGCTCGCGCTGTGTGCGATGACGCAGGGCCAGGCGGCGTGGATCGCGTCCCGGACGCTGCAGGAGGCGCTGACGACGCCCGAGCGGCTGCGCGCCGCGCGACAGAGCGCGCTCCTGGACGAGCTGCCCAGGCTCGAGGCGCGGGTCGGCTACTTCGCCACGCTCGCCAACCTGGCCACGCTCTTCGGCCTCATGGGCACGGTCACGGGGCTGCGCGTCGGGTTCGGTTGCGTGCCGAACCACGACGCCGCGTCCAGGGCCACCATGTTCGCCAAGAGCATCAGCGAGTCCCTCAACTGCACCGCCTTCGGGCTCTTCATCGCCATCTGCGCGCTGACCTGCGTGCTGGTGCTCCGCAGCCGGATCGAGGAGCGCGTGGCGACGCTGCGGGCGGAGTCGATGGCGGTGGTGAACCTGGCCGTGCGCTACCGCGACCGGCTGCGGCTCGGAGACCAGCGACCGCACCTGTCGCCCCGCAGCTACCGCCGCGCCATCTGGCCGCGTCAGTTGCAGATGGACGCTCTCGCGAAGCCGCCCTCGGCTCGCGGGACCCAGTGGCCGGAGACGTCGGGCGGACCGTCGACGTAG
- a CDS encoding DMT family transporter, giving the protein MSQRDEESGGALVRFQLAAGMIVFGSATPVSKIVTGAMPPFIGSLLRVAIGALVLLPFVWPRRDQLRGIPRKDWIRLGFIALFGMLGFSALMLMGMALITGVAGAIVMATTPAVTAAAAMLLMGEDATWRKLTAIALAVAGVVLLQVGGIGGGEGGGGGMGPVMEWLAGFGSATLIGSAMVFGAVCCEATYTLLGRKVSQDVDTVSVAFLAAALSIPLFIPLAAFEWSAFTPSEVSLTEWSALVWYGAGTLALGTWLWYSGVAETQGSVAAAFMGLMPVSALVLSYVLLGEPFAWMHLLGFGVVFAGVLLMSWEHARMSDD; this is encoded by the coding sequence ATGTCCCAGCGCGACGAAGAAAGCGGCGGCGCGCTCGTCCGCTTCCAGCTCGCGGCCGGCATGATCGTGTTCGGCTCGGCCACACCGGTCTCGAAGATCGTCACGGGCGCCATGCCGCCCTTCATCGGCTCGCTCCTGCGTGTCGCCATCGGCGCGCTCGTGCTCCTGCCGTTCGTCTGGCCGCGGCGCGATCAGCTGCGCGGCATCCCCCGAAAGGACTGGATCCGCCTCGGCTTCATCGCGCTCTTCGGCATGCTCGGCTTCTCCGCCCTCATGTTGATGGGCATGGCGCTGATCACCGGGGTCGCGGGCGCCATCGTCATGGCCACCACCCCCGCCGTGACCGCCGCCGCCGCGATGCTCTTGATGGGGGAGGACGCCACCTGGCGAAAGCTCACCGCCATCGCGCTCGCCGTCGCGGGCGTCGTCCTCCTCCAGGTCGGCGGGATCGGCGGCGGCGAGGGAGGCGGCGGCGGCATGGGCCCGGTGATGGAGTGGCTCGCGGGGTTCGGCTCGGCGACGCTGATCGGCTCCGCCATGGTCTTCGGCGCGGTGTGCTGCGAGGCGACCTACACCCTGCTCGGCCGCAAGGTCTCACAGGACGTGGACACGGTCAGCGTCGCCTTCCTCGCCGCCGCGCTCTCCATCCCTCTGTTCATCCCCCTCGCCGCGTTCGAGTGGTCGGCGTTCACGCCCTCCGAGGTGAGCCTCACCGAGTGGTCCGCGCTCGTCTGGTACGGCGCCGGCACCCTCGCCCTCGGCACCTGGCTCTGGTACTCCGGCGTCGCCGAGACGCAGGGCTCCGTGGCCGCCGCGTTCATGGGCCTGATGCCCGTCTCCGCGCTCGTGCTCTCCTACGTCCTGCTCGGCGAGCCCTTCGCCTGGATGCACCTCCTCGGCTTCGGCGTCGTCTTCGCTGGCGTGCTCCTCATGTCGTGGGAGCACGCGCGCATGTCCGACGACTGA